In the Streptomyces formicae genome, one interval contains:
- the rimI gene encoding ribosomal protein S18-alanine N-acetyltransferase, which translates to MRWWDIDPVFVLEKELFPDDAWSRGMFWSELAHARGPLATRRYVVAMDGDRLVGYAGLAASGDLADVQTIAVARDHWGTGLGARLLTDLLRAATAFECAEVMLEVRVDNTRAQKLYERFGFEPIGFRRGYYQPGNVDALVMRRTDPSTSATGVQGTEIHG; encoded by the coding sequence TGGGACATCGATCCGGTGTTCGTCCTGGAGAAGGAGCTCTTCCCGGACGACGCGTGGTCGCGCGGCATGTTCTGGTCGGAGCTCGCCCACGCGCGCGGCCCCCTCGCCACCCGCCGCTACGTGGTGGCCATGGACGGCGACCGCCTCGTCGGCTACGCGGGGCTCGCCGCCTCCGGAGACCTGGCCGACGTCCAGACCATCGCCGTGGCCCGCGACCACTGGGGCACCGGCCTCGGCGCCCGGCTCCTCACGGACCTGCTGCGCGCCGCGACCGCCTTCGAGTGCGCCGAGGTGATGCTGGAAGTGCGGGTCGACAACACCCGGGCGCAGAAGCTGTACGAGCGCTTCGGCTTCGAGCCCATCGGCTTCCGGCGCGGCTACTACCAGCCAGGCAACGTGGACGCGCTGGTCATGCGCCGCACCGATCCCTCCACCTCCGCAACCGGCGTACAAGGAACCGAGATTCATGGCTGA